The following coding sequences are from one Salvia hispanica cultivar TCC Black 2014 chromosome 3, UniMelb_Shisp_WGS_1.0, whole genome shotgun sequence window:
- the LOC125209543 gene encoding vesicle-fusing ATPase-like, which translates to MPRATNFFNEDEAGSSTAKSPPRWGVHIMVWFYLESSDGCGDRWRIRRRERCRRCRGSGDAAAAHSPTMIVTNTPAKDLAYTNFAYCSPADLRNFVVPGSGNAYYALIGDVFVLSVAGHDGIPSGHIGLNAIQRRHAKVSTGDTVSVSRFIPPEDFSITMLRLELEFVKKGARDEHVDAVLLSKQIRKRFMNQVMTAGQRVTFEYHGNGYIFTVNQATIDGHEKSHGMERGLITPDTYILYEASSSSGIKIVNQSETANSNIFRHKEFNLQSFGIGGLSAEFADIFRRAFASRVFPAHVTSKLGIKHVKGMLLYGPPGTGKTLMARQIGKMLNGKEPKIVNGPEVLSKFVGETEKNVRDLFADAEQDQRTKGDQSELHIIIFDEIDAICKSRGSTRDGTGVHDSIVNQLLTKIDGVESLNNVLLIGMTNRKDLLDEALMRPGRLEVQVEISLPDENGRLQILQIHTSKMKESSFIAPDVNLEELAARTKNYSGAELEGVVKSAVSYALNRQLNMEDLTKPVDEENIKVTMEDFLNAVQEVVPAFGASTDDLERCRLNGIVECGTRHEHIYRRTMLLAEQVKVSEGSPLVTCLLEGPSGSGKTAMAATVGIESNFPYVKIISAETMIGLSEPTKCAQIVKVFEDAYRSPLSIIILDDIERLLEYVAIGPRFSNLISQTLLVLLKRLPPKGKKVLVIGTTSEVNFLESVGIRDSFSVTYNVPTLKTEDAKKVLQQLNVFSSDDVESAAEALNDMPLKKLYMVVEMAAQGEHGGSAEAIYSGKEKINISHFFECLQDMVRY; encoded by the exons ATGCCGAGGGcgactaactttttcaatgaggatgaagccggaagctcaaccgcaaaGTCTCCTCCACGTTGGGGTGTACATATTATG GTTTGGTTCTACTTGGAATCCAGCGATGGCTGCGGTGACCGCTGGCGGATAAGGCGACGAGAGAGATGTCGGAGATGCAGAGGAAGCGGCGACGCTGCTGCTG CACACTCGCCGACGATGATTGTGACGAATACCCCGGCGAAAGATCTCGCTTACACCAATTTCGCCTACTGCTCCCCCGCCGATCTCCGGAATTTCGTTGTACCTGGATCGGGGAACGCCTACTACGCTTTGATCGGCGACGTGTTTGTGCTTTCTGTTGC TGGACATGATGGCATTCCTTCTGGACATATTGGTTTAAATGCCATTCAACGTCGCCATGCAAAAGTCTCCACTGGGGATACAGTGTCGGTTAGTCG ATTCATTCCTCCTGAAGATTTCAGCATTACAATGCTGAGACTTGAGTTAGAGTTTGTGAAGAAGGGCGCAAGAGATGAACAT GTGGATGCTGTTCTTTTATCCAAGCAGATCCGCAAGAGATTCATGAACCAG GTTATGACAGCGGGGCAAAGGGTAACATTTGAGTATCATGGTAATGGATATATCTTCACTGTCAACCAAGCCACTATTGATGGCCACGAGAAATCTCATGGTATGGAGAGGGGGTTGATTACACCTGACACATACATTTTATATGAAGCATCAAGTTCAAGTGGAATAAAG ATTGTCAACCAGAGTGAAACTGCTAACAGCAACATCTTCAGGCACAAAGAGTTCAATCTCCAGTCATTTGGTATAGGTGGTTTGAGTGCTGAGTTTGCTGATATATTCAGAAGAGCTTTTGCCTCAAGGGTTTTCCCTGCGCATGTGACTTCAAA ACTTGGCATCAAGCATGTCAAAGGAATGCTGCTTTATGGACCTCCTGGTACTGGGAAGACTTTAATGGCTCGGCAGATTGGGAAAATGTTGAATGGAAAGGAACCCAAG ATTGTGAATGGTCCTGAAGTGTTGAGCAAATTCGTTGGTGAAACTGAGAAGAATGTCAGAGATCTATTTGCTGATGCGGAGCAAGATCAAAGAACCAAAG GTGATCAAAGTGAGTTGCATATAATCATCTTTGATGAGATTGATGCGATTTGTAAG TCTAGAGGTTCAACTAGAGATGGGACTGGTGTGCACGACAGCATTGTGAACCAACTCCTAACAAAG ATAGATGGTGTCGAATCTCTGAATAATGTCTTGCTAATTGGAATGACAAACAGGAAAGATTTGCTTGATGAAGCTCTTATGAG GCCAGGGCGTTTGGAAGTCCAAGTGGAAATAAGCCTTCCTGATGAAAACGGCCGGTTACAGATTCTTCAAATTCATACAAgcaaaatgaaagaaagttCTTTTATTGCTCCGGATGTGAACTTGGAAGAGCTTG CCGCTCGGACAAAGAATTACAGTGGAGCAGAGCTAGAAGGTGTAGTAAAAAGTGCAGTCTCTTATGCTTTGAATAGGCAACTAAATATGGAGGATCTTACGAAACCCGTCgatgaagaaaatataaaagtaaccATGGAAGATTTTCTGAATGCTGTTCAAGAAGTGGTTCCAGCATTTGGAGCTTCAACAGATGACCTTGAACGTTGCAG ACTAAATGGCATTGTGGAATGTGGGACAAGACATGAACACATATACCGAAGAACCATGCTTTTAGCTGAACAAGTTAAAGTTAGTGAAGGAAGTCCTCTTGTTACTTGCCTTCTTGAGGGCCCAAGTGGAAG CGGTAAGACTGCAATGGCAGCAACAGTGGGCATTGAAAGCAATTTCCCTTATGTGAAGATT ATATCTGCTGAAACAATGATTGGACTCAGCGAGCCTACAAAATGTGCTCAAATTGTTAAG GTATTTGAAGATGCTTATAGATCGCCATTAAGCATAATTATCCTTGATGACATCGAAAG GTTACTGGAGTATGTTGCAATTGGCCCTCgcttttcaaatttaatctcTCAAACATTGTTGGTGCTTCTGAAGCGGCTTCCTCCAAAG GGGAAAAAAGTGCTTGTCATTGGGACAACAAGCGAAGTTAATTTTCTCGAATCTGTTGGTATTCGAGATTCATTCTCAGTGACCTACAATGTTCCAACGCTGAAGACAGAAGATGCCAAAAAG GTGTTACAGCAGCTTAATGTTTTCTCTAGTGATGATGTCGAGTCTGCTGCAGAGGCATTGAATGAT ATGCCCCTGAAAAAGCTGTACATGGTTGTGGAAATGGCTGCTCAGGGAGAACATGGTGGAAGTGCAGAAGCTATTTATTCTGGTAAAGAAAAGATCAATATTTCACACTTCTTTGAGTGCCTTCAGGATATGGTGAGGTATTAG
- the LOC125211054 gene encoding putative ubiquitin-conjugating enzyme E2 38 produces MESATAFPQYIPLNSKKRTFSDGGSSSGACKEVDVAIDRSSKSNYSNQQEVPEIIDVDMLEDGDDASLMDSEVDGSAKGKKVLSNSSVGASGLADEESGDDMATSNVGAEELEDYGDDFSSSLYFGEDEWMDSDYDGMIYDDNDHLEAHFDNMELPPGVEAPVPWFRGSPKNDTQIPVKGPSTSTHSGSSLRTGPVKVVDKMVYKFDNFAKFDTVHDHSDHHYSTRKCSEVASKNWAKRIQEEWKILEKNLPAEVYVRAYESRMDLLRAVIIGAEGTPYHDGLFFFDVYFPSKYPAIPPEVYYHSGGLRINPNLYNSGKVCLSLLNTWSGSRKEKWIPDQSTALQVLVSIQGLILNAKPYFNEPGYEGEMGTKRGEDSSSAYNENTFIYSLKTMIYSMQKPPKHFEDFVVGYFRKHARYILVSCVAYLNGAEVGCLVRGGVHDADKDNKRCSEQFKETLGQCITRLVKTFMDIEADGCQEFLVAAKKGSKTE; encoded by the exons ATGGAGTCCGCCACCGCGTTTCCGCAATACATCCCTCTCAATTCGAA GAAAAGGACGTTTTCGGATGGCGGAAGCTCTTCGGGAGCGTGCAAAGAGGTGGACGTGGCGATCGATCGCTCTTCTAAATCAAATTACTCCAACCAACAAGAG GTTCCTGAAATAATAGATGTTGACATGTTAGAAGATGGCGATGATGCTTCCTTGATGGATAGTGAAGTTGATGGAAGTGCCAAAGGAAAG AAAGTCCTCTCGAATTCTTCTGTTGGTGCTAGTGGTTTAGCAGATGAAGAATCTGGAGATGACATGGCAACATCAAATGTTGGTGCTGAAGAATTAGAAGATTATGGAGATGATTTCAGCTCTAGTTTATACTTTGGAGAGGATGAGTGGATGGATTCAGATTATGATGGTATGATTTATGATGACAATGATCATTTGGAAGCACATTTTGATAACATGGAGCTTCCACCTGGAGTTGAGGCGCCTGTCCCCTGGTTTCGGGGTTCTCCTAAAAATGATACACAGATCCCAGTCAAGGGCCCAAGCACTTCAACACATTCAG GGAGTTCACTGCGGACAGGGCCAGTGAAGGTGGTGGACAAAATGGTGTATAAGTTTGacaattttgcaaaatttgaCACTGTTCATGATCACTCGGATCATCACTACTCCACAAGAAAGTGTTCTGAAGTG GCATCAAAGAACTGGGCAAAGAGAATACAAGAAGAATGGAAGATTCTTGAAAAGAATTTGCCAG CTGAGGTATATGTGAGGGCTTATGAATCAAGGATGGATCTTTTGAGAGCTGTGATAATCGGGGCAGAAGGAACACCGTACCATGATGGTCTCTTTTTCTTTGATGTCTACTTCCCCAGCAAATATCCTGCTATTCCACCC GAAGTCTATTACCATTCAGGTGGTCTTCGAATCAATCCTAACTTGTACAATTCTGGAAAAGTGTGCCTTAGCCTTCTGAACACATGGAGCGGGAGCAGAAAGGAGAAGTGGATCCCAGACCAGTCAACCGCACTACAAGTGTTGGTCTCCATACAAGGATTGATATTAAATGCAAAACCCTACTTTAATGAGCCTGGGTATGAGGGGGAAATGGGAACAAAAAGAGGGGAGGATAGCTCCTCAGCGTATAATGAGAACACATTCATATATTCCTTGAAGACAATGATTTACAGCATGCAGAAGCCACCCAAG CACTTTGAGGACTTTGTGGTGGGGTATTTCCGCAAGCATGCACGTTACATTCTGGTGTCCTGTGTGGCCTACTTGAACGGAGCTGAAGTGGGCTGCCTTGTCAGAGGTGGCGTTCATGATGCTGACAAAGACAACAAAAGATGCTCGGAGCAGTTCAAGGAGACGCTGGGGCAGTGCATCACTCGTCTGGTAAAGACATTTATGGACATTGAAGCTGATGGTTGTCAGGAGTTCCTAGTTGCAGCCAAGAAAGGTAGTAAAACGGAATAG
- the LOC125209544 gene encoding uncharacterized protein LOC125209544, with the protein MWPHFKSLDRPTQRMAHDPLVYTNPKRSSSHSLPATAAASASGGILFSPPSFPFLFSVSPPNHSLSRTCSRRRCPPLSRSARCCACTGSGFAASSPRLALPEQLPEATTVAASSPNSLKVVKLVTNRGVGLPPSAKACQDSVAGIPADSYSGDKILNLCLLALQSSWNQAIAPTTAGRQCSHFKDPIFTRRRRRTSEERERELTPRKRNAGAPGEQEAGEAVQKLWRMELEVVQ; encoded by the exons atgtggccacatttcAAGTCACTGGACCGACCAACTCAAAGGATGGCTCACGATCCCCtggtgtacactaatccgA AGAGAAGCTCCTCCCACTCTCTACCTgccaccgccgccgcttcCGCTTCCGGCGGCATCCTCTTCTCTCCTCCGTCTTTCCCTTTTCTCTTCTCCGTCTCCCCCCCTAATCACTCCCTCTCTCGGACCTGTTCACGCCGCCGCTGCCCCCCTCTCTCCCGATCTGCCCGCTGCTGTGCATGCACCGGCAGCGGCTTCGCCGCTTCTTCTCCGCGCCTCGCGCTTCCGGAGCAGCTCCCCGAAGCCACCACAGTCGCCGCCTCTTCGCCGAACTCCCTAAAG GTTGTGAAATTAGTGACGAATCGGGGTGTGGGGCTGCCACCGTCAGCAAAGGCGTGCCAAGACTCAGTCGCCGGAATTCCGGCGGATTCCTATTCTGGAGATAAGATTCTTAATTTGTGCTTACTTG CACTGCAGAGCTCTTGGAATCAGGCAATAGCTCCGACAACGGCGGGTAGGCAGTGCAG CCACTTTAAAGATCCGATCTTTACCCGCCGGAGAAGAAGAACATCAgaggaaagagaaagagaattgACGCCAAGAAAAAGGAATGCAGGCGCTCCGGGAGAGCAGGAAGCGGGGGAGGCAGTGCAGAAATTGTGGCGTATGGAATTGGAAGTTGTCCAATGA